A single region of the Salipaludibacillus sp. LMS25 genome encodes:
- a CDS encoding sugar ABC transporter substrate-binding protein produces the protein MKKTVLLCSAMVMMLAACGNEETNDNVTDGNGGGETQTLTAWAWNINIPVLEEAAERFAEENPGFELDIVEQGTPDVYQQITTGLQAGGEGLPDIMLIEDDRVQGYLNSFPEAFLDLSKYGFDDEHGDKFPEFKTELLTLNDTIYGVPFDAGPAGVFYRVDLFEEAGIAADQIETWDDFIEAGHTLRDELDIALTGIDINNDDGVYRMMLNQQGTFYFNEDGEIDIDSQESIRAMEVVKRLHEEGLNENLVGWDAWLGGLANGNVATAPSGAWLTGSLTEQAPNLEGDWDVMPLPAFEEGGNRAANLGGSNYMVSANSENPDLAYDFMAFFSTSEEVQLAAMEGGLFPSLNTIYDEDIFSEPVTYFNDQPIWDMFAAMMDDIPYANYTGNYAVARDEAETAQAEAIGGRSVEEALERAANQLDNRIN, from the coding sequence ATGAAAAAAACAGTTTTGTTGTGTTCTGCCATGGTAATGATGCTTGCCGCTTGTGGAAATGAAGAAACGAATGACAACGTCACCGATGGTAATGGTGGGGGAGAAACTCAGACTCTAACAGCATGGGCGTGGAATATTAATATTCCTGTATTGGAAGAGGCGGCGGAGCGATTCGCTGAAGAGAATCCAGGCTTTGAATTAGACATTGTCGAGCAAGGAACACCGGATGTTTATCAACAGATTACAACAGGGCTTCAGGCAGGGGGCGAAGGGCTTCCGGACATTATGCTCATAGAAGATGATCGGGTTCAAGGTTACTTAAATTCATTCCCAGAAGCTTTCTTAGATTTATCAAAATATGGTTTTGATGATGAGCATGGCGATAAATTCCCAGAATTTAAAACAGAGTTATTAACGTTAAATGACACCATATACGGCGTGCCGTTTGATGCGGGGCCAGCAGGTGTTTTTTACAGAGTAGATTTATTTGAAGAAGCAGGGATTGCGGCGGATCAAATAGAAACGTGGGATGATTTCATAGAAGCTGGTCACACGTTAAGAGATGAGCTAGATATCGCTCTAACGGGAATTGACATTAACAATGATGATGGCGTTTACAGAATGATGTTGAATCAGCAAGGGACCTTTTATTTCAATGAAGACGGGGAAATCGATATAGACTCACAAGAATCTATTAGAGCCATGGAAGTAGTCAAACGGCTTCATGAAGAAGGCTTGAATGAAAATCTTGTAGGATGGGATGCCTGGCTTGGGGGACTGGCTAATGGAAATGTGGCCACGGCGCCTTCAGGTGCATGGTTAACGGGGTCATTGACTGAGCAGGCGCCTAACTTAGAAGGGGATTGGGATGTGATGCCACTGCCAGCCTTTGAAGAAGGAGGGAACCGTGCAGCTAACCTTGGAGGAAGTAACTATATGGTTTCGGCAAATTCAGAAAATCCAGATCTTGCTTACGACTTTATGGCTTTTTTCTCCACATCTGAAGAGGTTCAACTTGCTGCAATGGAAGGTGGCTTATTCCCATCTTTAAATACGATTTATGATGAGGATATTTTCTCAGAACCAGTTACTTACTTTAATGATCAACCGATTTGGGACATGTTTGCAGCAATGATGGATGATATTCCGTACGCTAATTACACTGGAAATTATGCAGTTGCAAGAGATGAAGCAGAAACAGCTCAAGCGGAAGCAATCGGAGGGCGTTCAGTTGAGGAGGCGCTAGAACGAGCGGCAAATCAACTGGATAATCGTATAAACTAA
- the gtfA gene encoding sucrose phosphorylase codes for MALKNKVQLITYPDSLGGNLQALNHVLSTYFPKTFQGGVHILPPFPSSGDRGFAPLTYLDIEPEFGTWDDIKIIGEKYDVLLDLMVNHISRKSEYFQDFLKKGRKSAYADYFITLDKIWEDGEPVQEDIDKMFLRRPLPYSTFTIEETGEEEKVWTTFGKTDPSEQIDLDIKSEKVKQLFYDFFNNFKQNNVKIVRLDAVGYVIKKLGTSCFFVEPDIYEFLDWIKDLADSLDIALLPEVHAHYTIQYKLAEHGCWIYDFILPYRILDTLINKNSTALYDYLETRPEKQFTMLDCHDGIPVKPDMDDLIDTKEAKELVDVCLERGSNLSLIVSDEHKDEDGFDVHQVRCSYYSVLNCDDDAYLAARAIQLFTPGIPQVYYVGLLAGENNQRKIEETGDGREINRQNFSVEDIEASLEKDVVQRLLKLIDFRNDYEAFNGDFSVRKSAEHEVIMAWKKDEKQCTLSIDLNKNQTIIEYLDENGDVIKYHV; via the coding sequence ATGGCATTAAAAAATAAAGTACAACTCATTACTTATCCAGACTCTTTAGGAGGAAATTTGCAAGCTCTTAACCATGTGCTTTCGACTTATTTTCCTAAAACGTTTCAAGGCGGTGTGCATATTCTCCCTCCTTTTCCGTCATCAGGAGATAGAGGGTTTGCGCCATTAACTTATTTAGACATTGAGCCTGAATTTGGAACTTGGGATGATATTAAAATAATCGGCGAAAAGTATGATGTCTTGTTAGATTTAATGGTTAATCACATTTCTAGAAAATCAGAATACTTTCAAGATTTTTTGAAAAAAGGTCGAAAATCAGCATATGCAGATTACTTTATTACACTGGATAAAATATGGGAAGATGGGGAGCCCGTTCAAGAAGATATTGACAAAATGTTTTTACGTCGCCCATTACCATACTCCACGTTCACGATTGAAGAAACGGGGGAGGAAGAAAAGGTTTGGACGACGTTTGGGAAAACCGACCCGTCTGAACAGATCGACCTTGATATAAAGTCGGAGAAAGTTAAACAGCTTTTTTACGATTTCTTTAATAACTTTAAACAAAACAATGTGAAGATTGTGAGGTTGGATGCTGTTGGATATGTGATCAAAAAACTCGGTACAAGCTGCTTCTTTGTTGAACCAGACATTTATGAGTTTTTAGATTGGATTAAAGACCTGGCTGATTCTTTAGATATTGCATTATTACCTGAAGTCCATGCTCATTATACGATTCAATATAAGCTAGCAGAACATGGCTGCTGGATATATGATTTTATTCTACCTTATAGAATTCTCGATACATTGATTAACAAAAACAGTACCGCTCTTTACGATTATCTTGAAACAAGACCGGAAAAGCAGTTTACGATGTTAGACTGTCATGACGGTATTCCAGTTAAACCAGATATGGATGACTTAATTGATACGAAAGAAGCAAAAGAATTAGTGGACGTATGTTTGGAGAGAGGCTCTAACTTGAGTTTGATCGTGTCTGATGAACACAAGGATGAGGATGGGTTTGATGTTCACCAAGTTAGGTGTTCTTATTATTCTGTTCTTAACTGTGATGATGATGCTTACTTAGCAGCGAGAGCTATCCAACTCTTCACACCAGGAATACCACAGGTCTACTATGTAGGGCTTTTGGCAGGAGAAAATAATCAGCGGAAAATAGAAGAAACAGGTGACGGACGGGAAATAAATCGACAAAACTTTAGTGTTGAAGACATCGAGGCGTCACTAGAAAAAGACGTCGTACAGCGATTATTAAAATTAATCGACTTTAGAAATGACTATGAAGCATTTAATGGAGACTTCAGTGTACGAAAGTCAGCGGAGCATGAAGTTATAATGGCATGGAAGAAAGATGAAAAACAGTGTACATTGTCCATTGACTTAAATAAAAACCAGACGATCATCGAGTATCTTGATGAAAATGGTGACGTTATTAAGTATCATGTTTAA
- a CDS encoding carbohydrate kinase family protein, whose amino-acid sequence MLDFDKKIALPHKENDVLAVGELLIDMISADYDGDFAGKTFNKFFGGAPANIAMNVTKLGGHSIVASAVGQDGLGRFLINHLKQAGMDASYIQEVDYATSMVLVTKSKKSPTPIFYREADMHLSYTPELERALMASNIMHFSCWPISRMPVRQTVEKLIDLAKKERKLICFDPNYHPMIWQKGEDGVAYIKSLIEKVDIIKPSEDDAERLFGKDTYENHIAHFLRLGAKLVIMTLGKDGAVVSNGKETVRLKSLATDVVDTTGAGDAFWSGFYTAVVKGYTIREALNLGSAVSAYKLKHEGAVVELPKLPVIKQVYGI is encoded by the coding sequence ATGTTGGATTTTGACAAAAAAATAGCGCTTCCCCATAAAGAAAATGATGTTTTAGCTGTCGGAGAGCTTCTTATTGACATGATATCGGCTGACTATGATGGGGATTTTGCTGGGAAGACGTTTAATAAATTTTTTGGAGGAGCACCAGCTAATATTGCCATGAATGTCACGAAGTTAGGAGGGCATTCAATCGTCGCCTCGGCTGTTGGTCAAGATGGGTTAGGTCGGTTTTTAATTAACCATTTAAAACAAGCGGGAATGGATGCCAGCTATATTCAGGAAGTGGATTACGCGACGAGTATGGTATTAGTCACTAAAAGTAAAAAGAGTCCGACCCCTATCTTCTATCGAGAGGCGGATATGCATTTATCGTATACCCCGGAATTAGAGCGGGCGTTAATGGCGTCTAACATCATGCACTTTTCTTGTTGGCCTATCTCTAGGATGCCTGTGAGACAGACGGTTGAAAAACTGATTGATTTAGCAAAAAAAGAGCGGAAATTAATTTGTTTTGACCCTAATTATCATCCGATGATATGGCAAAAAGGTGAAGATGGGGTTGCTTATATTAAGTCACTCATTGAAAAAGTTGATATTATCAAACCTTCTGAAGATGATGCTGAAAGGTTATTTGGAAAAGACACGTATGAGAATCATATTGCTCACTTTCTAAGACTAGGAGCAAAGCTTGTCATTATGACACTCGGTAAGGACGGTGCTGTCGTATCTAATGGAAAAGAGACGGTGAGACTGAAATCGCTTGCCACGGATGTGGTAGATACGACAGGGGCAGGGGATGCCTTTTGGTCAGGGTTTTACACAGCCGTGGTGAAAGGATATACGATTAGAGAAGCGTTAAATTTAGGTTCTGCAGTCAGTGCTTATAAGTTAAAGCATGAGGGTGCTGTTGTTGAACTGCCGAAGCTTCCTGTCATAAAACAGGTTTATGGAATTTAG
- a CDS encoding alpha-galactosidase, whose translation MGITYNEKDHTFHLQAKDTSYIFKVREGGYLAHLYWGKKVEEYNGSNALRYFDRGFSPNPVGAGTDRTFSLDTLPQEYPSYGTTDFRTPAFQVQLENGTTITDLRYESHTIIKGKPALEGLPSTYVEAEDEAWTLEILLTDAVIGLHATVAYTVFSNFNAITRSVRLHNKGTENLKILKVSSMNVDFHEADFDLVTLPGAHIRERYISRAPVREGVQSIESRRGASSHQQNPFMALVRKNTDECHGEVFAFNFVYSGNFLGLVEVDQFQQTRVNMGINPFDFSWLLMPGESFQSPEVVMVYADNGFNDMSNTFHKLYRTRLCRGDFRDKERPVLINNWEATYFDFKEDKIVEIAEQSKALGIELFVLDDGWFGKRDDDFTSLGDWVVDRDKLPNGMKHLAEKVKAMDMQFGLWFEPEMISEESDLYREHPDWCIHVPDRGLSTGRSQLILDLSREEVCQNIIGQLSDILSNAPISYVKWDMNRHMTEIGSAALPANRQRETAHRYMLGLYKVMEELTTAFPHILFESCSGGGGRFDPGMLYYMPQVWTSDNTDAISRLKIQYGTSLVYPISTMGAHVSAVPNHQVHRTTSLKTRGHVAMSGNFGYELDVTELTESERKQVSQQTAFYKRNRGLIQFGDFYRLKSPFNGEDAAWIFVSPNKEEAVFVYVTILAEPAPAFKKIKLIGLDERKSYYIEEINQHYNGDELMNIGLNIPLLEGDFQSIMWKLSTT comes from the coding sequence ATGGGAATAACTTATAATGAAAAAGATCACACGTTTCATTTGCAAGCTAAAGATACTAGCTATATTTTTAAAGTTCGAGAAGGTGGCTATCTGGCGCATTTGTACTGGGGTAAAAAAGTGGAAGAATATAACGGTTCGAATGCACTTCGCTATTTTGATAGAGGCTTTTCTCCAAACCCTGTGGGAGCAGGAACAGATCGTACTTTCTCATTAGATACGCTACCACAAGAGTACCCTAGTTATGGGACGACCGATTTTCGCACACCTGCCTTTCAAGTGCAATTGGAAAATGGTACGACGATTACAGACCTTCGATACGAGTCTCACACTATCATTAAGGGAAAGCCTGCGTTAGAAGGTTTACCTTCGACTTATGTGGAGGCAGAAGATGAGGCTTGGACGCTTGAAATTTTGCTAACTGATGCAGTCATTGGTCTACATGCAACGGTAGCTTATACCGTGTTTTCTAACTTTAATGCCATCACAAGATCCGTTCGTTTACACAATAAAGGGACTGAAAATCTGAAAATATTGAAAGTGTCCAGCATGAATGTTGATTTTCACGAAGCGGATTTTGATTTGGTGACATTGCCTGGTGCCCATATTAGAGAACGGTATATTTCGCGGGCACCAGTTAGAGAAGGTGTGCAATCAATAGAAAGCCGCAGAGGAGCTAGCAGTCATCAACAAAATCCTTTTATGGCTTTAGTTCGAAAAAACACGGATGAATGTCATGGTGAAGTCTTTGCCTTTAACTTTGTGTATAGCGGAAATTTCTTAGGTTTAGTTGAAGTGGATCAGTTTCAACAAACCCGTGTCAACATGGGAATAAATCCATTTGATTTTTCATGGCTTTTAATGCCAGGAGAGTCCTTCCAATCACCAGAAGTCGTGATGGTATATGCAGATAACGGATTCAATGACATGTCGAACACGTTTCATAAACTATACAGAACAAGGCTTTGTAGAGGGGATTTTCGCGATAAAGAGCGTCCTGTATTAATAAACAATTGGGAAGCCACCTATTTTGATTTTAAGGAAGATAAAATAGTGGAAATCGCAGAACAGAGCAAGGCATTAGGAATTGAGTTATTTGTCCTTGATGATGGCTGGTTTGGAAAACGAGATGACGATTTTACATCGTTAGGAGATTGGGTTGTAGATAGAGATAAGCTCCCTAATGGTATGAAACATTTGGCTGAAAAAGTTAAAGCGATGGACATGCAGTTTGGCCTTTGGTTTGAACCAGAAATGATCTCAGAAGAGAGTGACTTATATCGGGAACACCCTGATTGGTGCATCCATGTCCCTGACAGAGGCCTTTCTACTGGACGTAGTCAGCTCATTTTAGACCTTTCTCGTGAAGAGGTGTGCCAAAACATCATCGGCCAACTGTCAGACATTCTTTCAAATGCTCCGATCAGTTATGTGAAGTGGGATATGAATCGTCACATGACGGAAATCGGTTCAGCTGCTTTGCCTGCTAACAGACAAAGAGAAACAGCTCATCGTTATATGCTTGGTTTGTATAAGGTCATGGAAGAGTTAACAACGGCGTTTCCACATATCCTTTTTGAAAGTTGCTCAGGTGGGGGAGGGCGTTTTGACCCGGGAATGCTCTATTACATGCCACAAGTGTGGACGAGTGATAATACAGATGCTATCTCACGCCTGAAGATACAATATGGCACGAGCTTAGTCTATCCTATTAGCACAATGGGCGCACATGTGTCAGCAGTACCAAATCACCAAGTACATCGGACCACATCGTTAAAGACGAGGGGGCATGTGGCCATGTCTGGAAATTTTGGATACGAACTCGATGTGACAGAATTAACAGAGAGTGAGCGAAAGCAGGTTTCTCAGCAAACAGCTTTTTATAAAAGAAATCGTGGGTTAATCCAGTTTGGCGACTTTTATCGCTTAAAAAGTCCTTTTAATGGGGAGGATGCCGCATGGATATTTGTTTCACCTAACAAAGAAGAGGCTGTGTTTGTTTATGTGACGATATTAGCAGAACCAGCACCAGCGTTTAAAAAGATCAAACTTATAGGGCTAGATGAAAGAAAAAGCTATTACATTGAAGAGATTAATCAGCATTATAACGGTGATGAGTTAATGAATATTGGGTTAAACATCCCATTATTAGAAGGTGATTTTCAGAGTATTATGTGGAAGTTATCAACGACCTAA
- a CDS encoding carbohydrate ABC transporter permease has product MKTTTKWVLSILALIISLIHFVPFYILMTTAFKDRTDFSSRWLFPDYLSFANFFDAWERANLTNAFMNSIIITVGAALLLIFFGSMAAYPLARVKSRVNQFIFGLFVAIMVIPPLAALVPLYNLVVQMGLINTHAIAILNNFASFLPLTIFLYAGFIKSTIPKELEEAARIDGAGTVTLFFRIVFPLLKPITATILIISSVYIWNDYQFAIFFLQDSSVHTLTVTLSNFFGENQNNLNLVAAAALMASLPMIIVFLFLQKHFVSGLSSGAVKG; this is encoded by the coding sequence GTGAAAACGACCACTAAATGGGTGTTATCCATTCTAGCTTTAATCATATCGCTTATTCATTTCGTACCGTTTTATATTTTAATGACGACAGCGTTTAAAGATCGAACAGATTTTAGCTCACGATGGTTATTTCCAGATTATTTGTCATTTGCGAATTTTTTTGATGCGTGGGAACGGGCAAACTTAACGAATGCCTTTATGAATTCAATCATTATAACTGTCGGTGCAGCTTTACTGTTGATCTTCTTTGGTTCGATGGCTGCTTATCCGTTAGCAAGAGTAAAGTCTAGAGTAAACCAATTCATATTTGGTCTTTTTGTTGCCATCATGGTTATTCCACCTTTAGCAGCATTAGTACCTCTCTATAATTTGGTTGTTCAAATGGGGCTGATTAATACCCATGCCATCGCTATATTAAATAACTTTGCTAGCTTTTTACCATTAACCATTTTTCTCTACGCAGGATTTATAAAGTCAACGATACCTAAGGAGTTAGAAGAAGCAGCACGAATAGATGGAGCAGGGACAGTAACACTCTTTTTCCGAATCGTCTTTCCATTACTAAAACCGATTACAGCGACGATACTTATTATTTCATCTGTCTATATATGGAACGATTATCAATTCGCTATATTCTTCCTTCAAGATAGTAGCGTGCATACATTAACTGTCACGTTATCAAACTTCTTTGGAGAAAATCAAAATAATCTTAATTTAGTTGCGGCGGCAGCCTTAATGGCTTCTCTACCAATGATTATAGTATTTTTGTTTCTGCAGAAGCACTTCGTTTCAGGGCTATCTTCTGGAGCTGTAAAGGGCTAA
- a CDS encoding carbohydrate ABC transporter permease, with protein MSELIDKQKATISKKRRKISKEESSLWWMYIPALTAVSLFIIYPFLNGIQISFTDWNGFSQESNWVGLDQYKRLFSDPLTWLVVRNTLLYGVGSTFLQLTVGLVYALLLNRSIKFKALTRTIIYLPVIISPLIMGYIWVFFFAYQGGALNDIVMWLGFDPINALGNPSVNPWIIVLVNTYQFVGISMIIYLAGLQGISKDYYEAADIDGASAFQQFKKITLPLLMPSITINVVLNLIGGLKLFDVIVSLTGGGPGNASQSMSTFMYTLYFRREDAGYAATQGVLMTFMILAISLVALVYFKRKEVEA; from the coding sequence ATGAGTGAGCTCATAGACAAACAAAAAGCTACAATATCTAAGAAAAGAAGAAAAATTTCAAAGGAAGAATCCTCCTTGTGGTGGATGTATATACCAGCTCTTACGGCTGTTTCCCTTTTTATCATTTATCCTTTTCTTAATGGCATACAAATATCTTTTACAGATTGGAATGGATTTTCCCAGGAGTCAAATTGGGTCGGCTTAGATCAATACAAACGACTATTTTCAGACCCGCTGACGTGGTTGGTCGTAAGGAATACACTTCTATACGGAGTAGGAAGTACTTTCTTGCAATTAACAGTAGGGCTTGTATATGCGTTACTTTTGAACCGGAGTATTAAGTTTAAAGCGTTAACACGAACGATTATTTATTTACCTGTTATTATTAGCCCATTAATTATGGGTTACATTTGGGTATTCTTTTTTGCCTATCAAGGCGGAGCATTAAATGATATCGTCATGTGGCTTGGCTTTGATCCTATTAATGCGTTAGGTAATCCTAGTGTAAATCCGTGGATTATTGTATTAGTGAATACGTATCAATTTGTGGGAATCTCCATGATTATTTATTTAGCAGGATTACAAGGAATCTCTAAAGATTACTATGAAGCAGCAGATATTGATGGAGCATCAGCATTTCAACAATTTAAGAAAATTACGCTTCCTTTATTAATGCCTTCAATTACAATTAACGTCGTTTTAAACTTAATCGGTGGCTTAAAGCTTTTCGATGTTATCGTTTCTCTTACTGGAGGAGGACCAGGTAATGCCTCACAGTCTATGTCCACCTTTATGTATACACTGTATTTTAGAAGAGAAGATGCAGGATATGCGGCGACACAAGGGGTTTTAATGACGTTTATGATTTTAGCCATTAGTTTGGTTGCGCTTGTATACTTTAAGAGAAAAGAGGTTGAGGCATAG
- a CDS encoding ABC transporter substrate-binding protein — protein sequence MKTFSKVLAVPLTFAVLTACGNGDNGNGNNANGDSPNEVTLSFFSTLTEETAVNAVEEVIGDFEEEYPHISIDANFPADAYEDSIRVRMASNDLPDLFDTHGWAKNRYGDYVADLSDMDWAENFDESMEPLLKDDEGKVYAFPLNQANDGIMYNATMLEELGIELPETVDEWIEAMETIRDETDNDVSPLWIPGNDPYAIGQILDQFSTPLLVTDEDNNYEEELLDGTFDWSNYTLLPETMMEIKEKDLMNVDALTASPAQRAQLMAQNLIGFTFADGAFGRDVYELNPDIQVGTMPMPAFYEGDEPSWIGGERHTIAASENSENLEEAKLFIEFMARPDNAKKVAEGTTLPAGITGVDADNYYAEFYEKWSHIDIQPYFDRVYLPGGMWDVYATTGSDLIAESITPEEVSEIMEAEYNRLRRENNEDDTDELNEENEENEDN from the coding sequence ATGAAAACGTTTTCTAAAGTACTGGCTGTTCCTTTGACGTTCGCTGTGTTGACTGCTTGTGGCAATGGAGATAATGGCAATGGAAACAATGCTAATGGAGACTCTCCTAACGAGGTCACGTTATCATTTTTCTCAACATTAACTGAAGAAACGGCAGTAAATGCTGTAGAAGAAGTGATTGGGGATTTTGAAGAAGAATATCCTCATATCTCAATTGATGCTAATTTCCCGGCAGACGCTTATGAAGATTCAATTCGCGTTCGAATGGCTTCTAATGACTTGCCTGATTTATTCGATACGCATGGTTGGGCAAAAAATCGCTATGGTGATTATGTGGCAGATTTAAGTGACATGGATTGGGCGGAAAACTTTGATGAGTCAATGGAACCTTTATTAAAGGATGACGAGGGAAAAGTATACGCCTTTCCTTTAAATCAAGCGAATGACGGTATTATGTATAACGCAACGATGTTGGAAGAATTAGGTATTGAGTTGCCTGAAACGGTTGACGAGTGGATAGAGGCGATGGAGACCATACGCGATGAAACAGATAATGATGTGTCACCACTGTGGATTCCTGGAAACGATCCTTATGCCATCGGGCAAATATTGGATCAATTCTCAACGCCTTTATTAGTAACAGATGAGGATAATAATTATGAAGAAGAATTGTTAGATGGTACGTTTGATTGGTCGAATTACACGTTACTTCCTGAAACGATGATGGAAATTAAAGAAAAAGATTTGATGAATGTGGACGCATTAACAGCAAGTCCAGCTCAAAGAGCTCAATTAATGGCACAAAACTTAATTGGTTTTACATTTGCAGATGGGGCCTTTGGAAGAGATGTCTATGAACTAAATCCAGACATCCAGGTAGGAACGATGCCAATGCCAGCGTTTTATGAAGGAGACGAGCCTAGCTGGATCGGTGGAGAGCGTCATACGATAGCGGCTTCTGAAAACTCAGAAAATCTTGAAGAAGCCAAATTATTTATTGAATTTATGGCTCGCCCAGATAATGCAAAGAAAGTGGCAGAAGGGACGACACTTCCTGCAGGTATTACAGGTGTAGATGCAGACAATTATTATGCTGAGTTCTACGAAAAATGGTCTCACATTGATATTCAGCCTTACTTTGATAGAGTGTACCTTCCTGGTGGTATGTGGGATGTCTACGCCACAACAGGGTCAGACCTTATAGCAGAATCCATTACACCAGAAGAAGTATCCGAAATAATGGAAGCTGAATACAATCGTCTAAGAAGAGAGAATAATGAGGATGACACTGACGAATTAAATGAAGAGAATGAAGAGAATGAAGATAATTAA
- a CDS encoding substrate-binding domain-containing protein has translation MVTIKDIAKQADVSIATVSRVLNNDKNLSVAPETRERIMSIASELNYIPVRQRQQTKNKKPLVNKVEIGIVMWCSEEYEWEDTYFLSIRKGIENECNKRGILVNKIVHLGNANNMQIGNIDGIIVVGETDEETEIKMREKMHKNIVFVNDSPDCETFDSVVLDYEQATQKALDHLLTLGHTQIGFIGGGGNHDNVQKQKEDPRKFYYQKILQEKNLYNPTYIYEVCDYFMSNGYEAMKKALKDSNRPSAFFIASDAMAIGAIRALHEVNSQVPGDISLVSFNDIDMAGFVKPSLTTIKIYTEEMGKMAVKLLLDRLAGRDVPVKAVMPSKLIIRESSAEKSSN, from the coding sequence GTGGTTACGATAAAAGATATTGCGAAACAAGCGGATGTTTCGATAGCTACGGTTTCAAGAGTACTCAATAACGATAAAAATCTTTCAGTTGCTCCTGAGACAAGGGAACGCATTATGAGCATTGCCAGTGAACTAAACTATATCCCTGTCAGACAAAGGCAGCAAACGAAGAATAAAAAACCCCTGGTTAATAAAGTTGAGATTGGGATTGTCATGTGGTGTTCTGAAGAATACGAATGGGAAGATACGTACTTTCTTTCAATTCGTAAAGGGATTGAGAATGAGTGTAATAAAAGAGGTATTTTAGTTAATAAAATCGTTCATTTAGGCAATGCCAACAATATGCAAATCGGCAACATTGATGGCATAATTGTGGTAGGAGAAACGGATGAAGAAACGGAAATCAAGATGAGAGAAAAAATGCATAAAAATATTGTATTTGTTAATGACTCACCAGATTGCGAAACCTTTGATTCAGTTGTATTAGACTATGAACAAGCGACACAAAAAGCGTTAGACCATTTACTTACACTTGGCCATACACAGATTGGCTTTATTGGTGGCGGTGGTAATCATGATAATGTCCAAAAGCAAAAAGAAGATCCACGGAAGTTTTATTATCAGAAGATTTTACAAGAGAAAAATCTCTATAATCCCACCTATATTTATGAAGTTTGCGATTATTTTATGAGTAATGGCTATGAAGCCATGAAAAAGGCATTGAAGGATTCCAATCGCCCTAGCGCTTTTTTTATCGCTAGTGATGCCATGGCAATAGGAGCTATTAGGGCCTTGCATGAAGTCAATAGTCAAGTGCCAGGCGATATTAGTTTAGTGAGTTTTAATGATATTGATATGGCAGGCTTTGTTAAACCTTCTTTAACCACTATTAAAATATATACAGAGGAAATGGGGAAAATGGCTGTAAAGCTCTTGCTAGATCGATTAGCTGGCCGTGACGTACCAGTGAAAGCCGTGATGCCCTCTAAATTAATTATAAGAGAAAGTTCTGCCGAAAAAAGTTCAAACTAA